Within Prochlorococcus marinus XMU1411, the genomic segment AAGAAAATTGATTAGGTTTTTTTCAAGTGAGTTATTAGAAGCAAAAAAAAATTTTCAACAAGAAAAAAAGATCAATTTAAACGAAATAATAAAAAAACTATCAGCAAAAAAAATTTCAATTGAATATTTAGAACATTTACACCCTCATACACTCGAAAAAGCAAGACTTGAGGATAATATTTCGTTACTGGCCGGTGCGATAAGATGTGGAGAGACAAGATTAATTGATCACGTTTTTCTAATGAAAAGAAGGCCGATTATTGCAATTGATGGTCCTGCAGGGTCAGGTAAAAGTACTGTAACAAAGTTAATAGCACAGAAACTTAAACTTTTATATTTAGATACTGGAGCAATGTATAGGGCATTGAGTTGGCTTATGCTAAAAGAAAGAATTGATTATAAAAAAGAAAATAAATTACAAAATATTCTTAAAGATATATCTATTGTTTTCAAGTCGAATACAAATTCACATCAGGATGTTTATGTTAACAACTACTGTGTTACTGAAGAAATAAGGTCACAAAAGATAAGTTCCATTGTTTCAAAAATCTCCTCAATAAAAGAAGTAAGAAAATTCTTAGTAGAAGAACAAAGAAAAATTGGAGAATCAGGCGGACTTGTAGCTGAGGGAAGAGATATAGGAACTACTGTTTTTCCTCATGCAGAACTTAAAATATTTTTAACTGCAAGCATCGATGAAAGAGCAAAAAGAAGAAAATCTGATAAAAATAGTAAAGACTCGCAAGAAATAGACATTCATACATTAAAAGAACTTATAAAGAAAAGAGATTTTGAAGATTCTAATAGAGAAATTTCACCTCTAATAAAAGCGAATGACGCAATAGAAATTATTACGGATGGATATTCAATTAATGAGGTAGTGGATAAAATTATTGATCTTTATTATGACAAGATTCCTAAAGAGACTGAAATTAAATAAATTCAAGAAATACTTTCCAAAAAACCTTTTACAGAGTCTTCTAAAA encodes:
- a CDS encoding bifunctional pantoate--beta-alanine ligase/(d)CMP kinase, producing the protein MKKIIIRKTEEIENWRKNINSEINFIPTMGNLHNGHIKLISTAKNDNSNVNLISIFINPLQFDNKLDLENYPKTIDNDIKISFSNGADAIFIPSNEDIYPPNNKNIKFLKAPIELSSALCGSNRIGHFDGVCTVVFRLLNLIKPKNLYLGEKDWQQLLILKNLVLRKKLNVAIKSVPTQRDFDGIPLSSRNVHLSKNERKLIRFFSSELLEAKKNFQQEKKINLNEIIKKLSAKKISIEYLEHLHPHTLEKARLEDNISLLAGAIRCGETRLIDHVFLMKRRPIIAIDGPAGSGKSTVTKLIAQKLKLLYLDTGAMYRALSWLMLKERIDYKKENKLQNILKDISIVFKSNTNSHQDVYVNNYCVTEEIRSQKISSIVSKISSIKEVRKFLVEEQRKIGESGGLVAEGRDIGTTVFPHAELKIFLTASIDERAKRRKSDKNSKDSQEIDIHTLKELIKKRDFEDSNREISPLIKANDAIEIITDGYSINEVVDKIIDLYYDKIPKETEIK